The following coding sequences are from one Carassius gibelio isolate Cgi1373 ecotype wild population from Czech Republic chromosome B7, carGib1.2-hapl.c, whole genome shotgun sequence window:
- the tlnrd1 gene encoding talin rod domain-containing protein 1, with translation MASSGSGKSDSEVSTNILSGSLQQRKRLSSICDACKSKMQLVADLLLLSSETRPVVNTDGMPVAETFEKCRDTVIARTKELSIIVHDIQSQLNMGKFVEVGDRLVEMGDLVVSLTEYSAHAAYLAAVEIPGSQAAISGLVDRYKVTRCRHEVEQTCNILRLTALADLTPQLLLEVSQNILKNLTTLTDASSLASDKSKDKFAKEQFKASVKCMSTSATALLACMRELKACPSDLTRNRCVLFSGPLVQAVHALVGFATETQFLGKAATIPLEGKGVQTAVLGGAMSVVSACVLLTQGLRDISQHPENSSQMPIYRERLRNSACAVSDGCTLLSQALRERSSPRTLPPVNSHSVN, from the coding sequence ATGGCTAGTAGTGGCTCGGGAAAATCAGATAGTGAGGTTTCTACCAACATCCTTAGCGGAAGCTTGCAACAAAGGAAAAGACTTTCATCCATCTGTGACGCATGCAAGAGCAAAATGCAGCTGGTGGCAGACCTGCTCCTGCTGTCCAGCGAGACCAGGCCGGTGGTGAACACCGACGGCATGCCTGTAGCAGAGACGTTCGAGAAATGCCGCGACACGGTGATTGCACGAACCAAGGAGCTGTCGATCATCGTTCATGATATCCAGAGCCAGCTCAACATGGGGAAGTTCGTGGAGGTTGGGGACCGACTGGTCGAGATGGGGGACCTAGTGGTCTCGCTGACGGAGTATTCGGCGCACGCCGCTTACCTGGCAGCCGTGGAGATCCCGGGTTCCCAGGCTGCCATTTCCGGCCTGGTGGACCGCTACAAAGTCACCCGATGCAGACACGAAGTGGAGCAAACGTGCAACATTCTCCGCCTGACGGCTCTGGCTGACCTGACTCCGCAGCTCCTTCTGGAAGTCTCGCAGAACATCCTGAAGAACCTCACCACGCTTACGGATGCCTCCTCTCTGGCCAGTGATAAATCCAAGGACAAGTTCGCAAAGGAGCAGTTCAAAGCCAGCGTCAAGTGCATGAGCACGAGCGCCACAGCACTTTTAGCATGCATGCGTGAGCTAAAGGCCTGCCCGAGCGACCTGACCCGCAACCGCTGTGTCCTCTTCAGTGGGCCGCTCGTGCAGGCCGTGCACGCCCTGGTGGGTTTCGCCACCGAAACGCAGTTCCTCGGCAAAGCCGCAACCATCCCCCTGGAAGGAAAAGGGGTGCAGACGGCCGTTCTGGGTGGCGCCATGAGCGTGGTTTCGGCCTGCGTTCTTCTGACCCAGGGCCTCAGGGATATTTCCCAGCATCCCGAGAACAGCTCCCAGATGCCCATCTATAGGGAGCGGCTGCGAAACTCTGCATGCGCCGTCTCAGACGGATGCACACTCCTGTCTCAGGCACTAAGGGAACGATCCTCACCTAGAACTTTACCGCCAGTTAACTCTCATTCTGTGAATTAA